From the candidate division KSB1 bacterium genome, the window CCAGGTAAAGGGTCTCGCCCCGAATCCTGGTGAGGAGATTGCTATGATTAACGCATGGCGCCTCAACGTTCGCTCCCTCTTTTCGGGCTTCATGAATGTAAATTTCAGTGCGATAAAATCCGCCGAAATTATTGATCACGGCCGTCATAAATTCCAGCGGATAGTAAGCTTTTAAAAACAGGCTCTGGTAACTTTCCACCGCAAAACTTGCCGAATGTGCCTTACAAAATGAATAGCCGGAGAAACTTTCCATCTGGCGCCAGACTTCTTTGGTCAGTGATTCTGGATATCCCTTCTCGTTGCAGTTGGCAAAAAATTTATCTATCACTTTCTGAAATGCGTCCAGGGAGCGGGTCTTGCCCGACATGGCCCGGCGCAAGATGTCCGCCTCACCAAGATCAAGACCGGCGAAGTGATGGGCAATCTTGATCACATCTTCCTGGTAGACCATCACGCCAAAGGTCTCCTGCAGATTCTCCTTAAAAATGGGATGCAGATACTCAAACTGATCCGGGTGGTGGAAACGCCAGATATATTCCCGCATCATGCCCGACTTTGCCACACCGGGGCGGATAATGGAGCTGGCAGCTACCAGCCCTAAGTAGGTATCGCAACGCAGCTTACTCAGCAATCCGCGCATGGCAGGCGATTCGATGTAAAAACAACCCATGGTCTTACCCTTGCGCAGCATCTTCTTAACTTTTTCATCCCTGGTAAAACGGGAAACCTGGTGAATATCCACCTTCGTACCGCGGTTTTCCCGGATGTATTCAACCGCATCTTTGATATGCCCCAAACCCCGTTGGGACAGGATATCATATTTATAGAAGCCAAAATCTTCCGCCACGTGCATGTCCCAGTGTGTCGTGGGAAATCCTTTTGGCATCATCTCCAGGGCGGTGTAGCAGGTGATCGGCTCTTCTGTAATCAACACTCCGCCGGCATGGATGCTCAAATAATTCGGGAATTTTTCGATGAGCTTGCCGTAACGAATAATACTATCCGTAATATGATTTCCTTTCTCTGAGTATGAACTGTTCAGAAAGGCGTCTATTTCGCTTTTCGGCAAACCGTACACTTTGCCAAGCTCACGGACAATGGATTTCCCCTTAAAGGTGTTGTAGGTCGCCAGCAGCGCTACATATTTTCTGCCGTAGCGTTTGAAAATATAATCGATGATTTCATCGCGCTCATTCCAGGAAAAGTCGATATCAAAATCGGGTGGACTGGTGCGGTGGGGATTTATAAAACGTTCGAAATACAGATCCAATTCTATAGGATCGATATCGGTAATGCCAAGACAGTATGCCACTATTGAATTGGCGCCGCTGCCCCTGCCAACGTGGTGATATCCGCGGCCCTGGGCATAGCGCACAATATCCCAGGTGATCAAAAAATAGGCAGAAAAATCCAATCGGTCGATGATATTCAGCTCTTTCTCGAGACGTGCATTGGCCTCGCGATTGTGTTCACCATAGCGGCAGCGCATCCCTTCGATTGCCAGCTTATCCAGCAACGACCTGTCGTCGCGGCGGCTGCCGGTAAATGTCTTCCTGTTCTTGGGGGAATCCAGGTC encodes:
- a CDS encoding DNA polymerase III subunit alpha, which produces MHLNCHTYYSMRYGTLSPERLASEAQAKGVEVLALTDINNTSACFDFYLACKKANIKPLLGIEFRNGQELLYVGIAKNNQGIRELNEHLTACSLAKTSLPETAPDFEHAYVIYPFGSKSVADLKENEFIGVKVTDVPRLYGSEEKAYQDKLVIFHSVTFNTRLEYHVHRLLRAVDNNILFSQLTETDHASGNEILMSMDRLLDCYRNFPQVIRTTDKLAANCSVDLDLDSPKNRKTFTGSRRDDRSLLDKLAIEGMRCRYGEHNREANARLEKELNIIDRLDFSAYFLITWDIVRYAQGRGYHHVGRGSGANSIVAYCLGITDIDPIELDLYFERFINPHRTSPPDFDIDFSWNERDEIIDYIFKRYGRKYVALLATYNTFKGKSIVRELGKVYGLPKSEIDAFLNSSYSEKGNHITDSIIRYGKLIEKFPNYLSIHAGGVLITEEPITCYTALEMMPKGFPTTHWDMHVAEDFGFYKYDILSQRGLGHIKDAVEYIRENRGTKVDIHQVSRFTRDEKVKKMLRKGKTMGCFYIESPAMRGLLSKLRCDTYLGLVAASSIIRPGVAKSGMMREYIWRFHHPDQFEYLHPIFKENLQETFGVMVYQEDVIKIAHHFAGLDLGEADILRRAMSGKTRSLDAFQKVIDKFFANCNEKGYPESLTKEVWRQMESFSGYSFCKAHSASFAVESYQSLFLKAYYPLEFMTAVINNFGGFYRTEIYIHEARKEGANVEAPCVNHSNLLTRIRGETLYLGFIHLKDLEQKIGRAIPYEREKQGPFKNPDDFLNRVSISLEQLVILIRIGAFRFSGQSKKELLWHAHLRLGVGRSKPERSLFAVATKQYQLPHLVHEPLEDTYDEIELLGFPLCSPFDLLKTSHRGDIKAQELMNQVGKTVRMVGYLVSIKYIRTVKGDQMHFANFLDVDGDFFDTTHFPQSLQQYPFRGYGLYAVKGKIVEEFGHPSIEVDKMVKLPLRPDPRLEEELKPGRLRGVDV